The Paenibacillus polymyxa M1 DNA segment CTGCAAAATTACTCGTAATGCAGCTAAAGTATTGAAGCTTGAACTGGATAAGGAAGAGAACCAAGGGAAGAGCCTGCGTGTTGTTATTACTCATGCTCATGGAGATCATGCTCATTACGGGCTCGATTTGGACACGCCTAAGGAAACAGATACTGTTGTATCTACAGATAAAGGCATCGATGTAATTTTGGAAAGCGGTCAGCCGTTGCTGGATGGT contains these protein-coding regions:
- a CDS encoding heme biosynthesis protein HemY codes for the protein MNCKITRNAAKVLKLELDKEENQGKSLRVVITHAHGDHAHYGLDLDTPKETDTVVSTDKGIDVILESGQPLLDGVKIDYLYFPEEGFVITNPSQGNHGDH